A stretch of the Cucurbita pepo subsp. pepo cultivar mu-cu-16 chromosome LG16, ASM280686v2, whole genome shotgun sequence genome encodes the following:
- the LOC111777720 gene encoding transcription factor bHLH63-like isoform X2 yields MFAAETTVSETQTGRVKWRRTDGDCRSLCSVSTPASRVEHFEDLIAAGDWPELRSNRSGSRNQKRKTETSKQSSKDCKEVQKLDYVHVRARRGQATDSHSLAERVRREKISKRMKYLQNLVPGCNKITGKVGMLDEIINYVQSLQQQVEFLSMNLAALNHEFDLVNGHDLFVEQHFEHSSTWGGDLQSLHGMSFEEEGPPLLSPSSFLTQQCSYIEDENETFLDQKHVSF; encoded by the exons ATGTTCGCGGCGGAGACGACAGTGTCGGAAACACAAACGGGTCGAGTAAAATGGCGGCGAACAGACGGCGATTGCAGGAGCTTGTGCTCTGTCTCGACTCCGGCGAGCCGGGTCGAGCATTTTGAGGATCTGATAGCGGCCGGTGATTGGCCGGAGCTGCGAAGCAATCGGAGTGGATCGAGAAATCAGAAGAGGAAAACAGAGACATCGAAACAGAGCTCAAAAGATTGTAAAGAAGTTCAAAAATTGGATTATGTTCATGTCAGAGCACGTCGAGGCCAAGCCACCGACAGCCATAGTCTTGCCGAAAGA gtgaggagagagaagataaGTAAGAGAATGAAGTATTTGCAGAATTTGGTCCCTGGGTGCAACAAAATCACTGGAAAAGTTGGAATGCTTGATGAAATTATAAACTATGTTCAATCTCTACAGCAACAAGTCGAG ttcttatcCATGAACTTGGCCGCTTTGAATCACGAATTCGATCTCGTCAATGGCCATGACCTCTTCGTCGAGCAG CATTTTGAACACTCTTCAACTTGGGGAGGTGATTTACAGAGTCTTCATGGTATGAGctttgaagaagaaggacCGCCATTGTTGTCGCCATCGAGCTTTTTAACGCAGCAATGTTCATacattgaagatgaaaatgaaacatttctagACCAAAAACATGTTTCATTTTAA
- the LOC111777851 gene encoding protein RADIALIS-like 2, with product MASMSSSHHSSSWTPKQNKAFERALAVFDKDTPDRWLNVAKAVGGGKTPDEVKTHFDLLVEDVKHIESGHVPFPNYSSTASASETSNANVSDQEQRMRNLKLQ from the exons ATGGCTTCCATGTCCTCCTCTCATCACTCTTCCTCTTGGACTCCCAAGCAAAACAAAGCCTTTGAGAGGGCCTTGGCTGTCTTTGACAAGGACACCCCAGATCGTTGGCTCAATGTTGCCAAGGCCGTCGGCGGGGGCAAGACCCCCGACGAGGTCAAGACCCATTTCGACCTTCTCGTCGAAGATGTCAAACACATTGAATCCGGCCACGTACCATTCCCTAATTATTCCTCTACTGCTTCTGCCTCCGAAACGTCCAATGCCAACGTCAGTGATCAAGAACAAAG GATGAGAAACCTGAAGCTTCAATAA
- the LOC111777720 gene encoding transcription factor HBI1-like isoform X1 encodes MFAAETTVSETQTGRVKWRRTDGDCRSLCSVSTPASRVEHFEDLIAAGDWPELRSNRSGSRNQKRKTETSKQSSKDCKEVQKLDYVHVRARRGQATDSHSLAERVRREKISKRMKYLQNLVPGCNKITGKVGMLDEIINYVQSLQQQVEFLSMNLAALNHEFDLVNGHDLFVEQVFPTIEISPETANYSSNFNELEIGSSSSSLTVPETSFFNSSSITHFEHSSTWGGDLQSLHGMSFEEEGPPLLSPSSFLTQQCSYIEDENETFLDQKHVSF; translated from the exons ATGTTCGCGGCGGAGACGACAGTGTCGGAAACACAAACGGGTCGAGTAAAATGGCGGCGAACAGACGGCGATTGCAGGAGCTTGTGCTCTGTCTCGACTCCGGCGAGCCGGGTCGAGCATTTTGAGGATCTGATAGCGGCCGGTGATTGGCCGGAGCTGCGAAGCAATCGGAGTGGATCGAGAAATCAGAAGAGGAAAACAGAGACATCGAAACAGAGCTCAAAAGATTGTAAAGAAGTTCAAAAATTGGATTATGTTCATGTCAGAGCACGTCGAGGCCAAGCCACCGACAGCCATAGTCTTGCCGAAAGA gtgaggagagagaagataaGTAAGAGAATGAAGTATTTGCAGAATTTGGTCCCTGGGTGCAACAAAATCACTGGAAAAGTTGGAATGCTTGATGAAATTATAAACTATGTTCAATCTCTACAGCAACAAGTCGAG ttcttatcCATGAACTTGGCCGCTTTGAATCACGAATTCGATCTCGTCAATGGCCATGACCTCTTCGTCGAGCAG GTGTTTCCGACGATAGAAATCTCACCCGAAACGGCTAATTACTCGTCCAACTTTAATGAACTCGAAATCGGCTCGAGCTCAAGCTCTTTAACAGTCCCAGAAACTTCATTTTTCAACTCATCTTCTATTACT CATTTTGAACACTCTTCAACTTGGGGAGGTGATTTACAGAGTCTTCATGGTATGAGctttgaagaagaaggacCGCCATTGTTGTCGCCATCGAGCTTTTTAACGCAGCAATGTTCATacattgaagatgaaaatgaaacatttctagACCAAAAACATGTTTCATTTTAA
- the LOC111777245 gene encoding uncharacterized protein LOC111777245 isoform X3 has protein sequence MGPNSDQNQWIVQVFHVPFDVSFILNNLPSKASWPYDLRMVLLQSQSLAGWKKRTRESSTLWRREESHRPNREESRSWAWPRDSTLLSLVCPYE, from the exons ATGGGCCCAAATTCAGACCAGAATCAATGGATTGTACAAGTTTTTCAC GTACCCTTTGATGTGTCCTTTATCCTGAACAACCTTCCAAGCAAAGCTAGCTGGCCATACGA TTTGAGAATGGTGTTATTACAATCACAAAG CCTTGCAGGTTGGAAGAAACGGACACGAGAATCTTCAACTTtatggagaagagaagaatcaCACCGCCCCAATCGAGAAGAATCGCGCTCGTGGGCGTGGCCCAGGGATTCTACTCTTCTTTCACTG GTTTGTCCCTATGAATGA
- the LOC111777245 gene encoding uncharacterized protein LOC111777245 isoform X1, producing MKEPIINRRVFSMNNHLIMLETASVLECINSQDELFLDIKHIPDDLFVLFCSNSLRMVLLQSQSLAGWKKRTRESSTLWRREESHRPNREESRSWAWPRDSTLLSLVCPYE from the exons atgaaagaaccAATAATAAACCGACGAGTGTTTAGTATGAACAATCATTTGATTATGCTGGAAACTGCCTCAGTTCTTGAATGTATAAACAGCCAGGATGAACTATTTCTTGATATCAAGCATATCCCTGATGAcctgtttgttttgttttgtagcAACAGTTTGAGAATGGTGTTATTACAATCACAAAG CCTTGCAGGTTGGAAGAAACGGACACGAGAATCTTCAACTTtatggagaagagaagaatcaCACCGCCCCAATCGAGAAGAATCGCGCTCGTGGGCGTGGCCCAGGGATTCTACTCTTCTTTCACTG GTTTGTCCCTATGAATGA
- the LOC111777244 gene encoding glycine-rich RNA-binding protein 1-like, whose product MASSSVEYRCFVGGLAWATDNHALEKAFSSFGEIVEAKIVNDRETGRSRGFGFVTFAEEESMRSAIEAMNGQNLDGRSITVNEAQQRGGGGGGGYNRGGGGGGGYGGRREGGGGGYNRGGGGYGGGGGGYGGGGYGGGGRDRGYGGGDGGSRYNRGGGGGGGSEGGWRN is encoded by the exons ATGGCCTCCTCATCTGTTGAGTACCGTTGCTTTGTGGGTGGCCTAGCCTGGGCCACTGATAATCATGCCTTAGAGAAGGCTTTCTCTTCCTTTGGCGAGATCGTTGAAGCCAAG ATCGTGAACGATCGTGAAACTGGAAGGTCGAGGGGATTTGGATTTGTGACGTTTGCCGAGGAAGAGTCCATGAGAAGTGCTATTGAAGCGATGAATGGACAGAATCTCGATGGACGTAGTATTACTGTTAATGAGGCTCAGCAAAgaggcggcggtggcggtggaggTTACAAccgtggtggtggtggtggaggtggaTACGGCGGACGTCGTGAAGGAGGTGGCGGTGGATACAACCGCGGCGGAGGTGGATacggtggtggtggaggtggaTACGGTGGAGGTGGTTAtggtggaggaggaagagaccGTGGATAcggtggtggtgatggtggCTCCCGTTACAACCGGGGaggcggtggcggtggtggaTCTGAAGGAGGCTGGAGAAATTAG
- the LOC111777245 gene encoding uncharacterized protein LOC111777245 isoform X2, whose amino-acid sequence MGPNSDQNQWIVQVFHVPFDVSFILNNLPSKASWPYDNSLRMVLLQSQSLAGWKKRTRESSTLWRREESHRPNREESRSWAWPRDSTLLSLVCPYE is encoded by the exons ATGGGCCCAAATTCAGACCAGAATCAATGGATTGTACAAGTTTTTCAC GTACCCTTTGATGTGTCCTTTATCCTGAACAACCTTCCAAGCAAAGCTAGCTGGCCATACGA cAACAGTTTGAGAATGGTGTTATTACAATCACAAAG CCTTGCAGGTTGGAAGAAACGGACACGAGAATCTTCAACTTtatggagaagagaagaatcaCACCGCCCCAATCGAGAAGAATCGCGCTCGTGGGCGTGGCCCAGGGATTCTACTCTTCTTTCACTG GTTTGTCCCTATGAATGA
- the LOC111777852 gene encoding uncharacterized protein LOC111777852 codes for MEQQKDKPSAAANPPIPSCRKKKNEDGTFLEDLKDHIDEFIHASMDEHKSCFKKTINKMFRMSKVVADRNSETSGVESSLPLRTTVSE; via the exons ATGGAACAACAGAAAGATAAACCATCAGCTGCAGCAAACCCACCCATTCCTTCCtgtagaaagaagaaaaatgaagacgGTACATTCTTGGAGGATTTGAAGGATCACATCGACGAGTTCATTCATGCATCGATGGATGAACACAAATCGTGCTTCAAGAAAACTATCAACAAG ATGTTCCGTATGTCAAAAGTTGTGGCAGATAGGAATTCAGAGACAAGTGGAGTTGAAAGTTCTCTGCCTCTTCGAACAACAGTATCAGAGTaa